In one Corallococcus sp. EGB genomic region, the following are encoded:
- a CDS encoding glycosyltransferase family 9 protein, whose protein sequence is MAWHKRLETWAKLALALLASLLFWRPGRRRSPGTPLPHPRKVLLVRPDNRVGEALLTTPLMRTLKAHLQPPPEVHVLVHAKVARVLQGHPDADAVLAFDRRMLWLGPLAPGIRALRRQGYDVVVDCANWSAPSVTSAIVARMAGPKAVVIGPGIWPVSRLQSVSVPARPDTRHEAVQRTHLLTPLTKGVVAQGLSFREPVLGEAFRDYLATFAARGSRRAVINPGGRLGERRIPAEAFAAAARELISLGYSPVVTWGPGEEALARSVLSGAPGAEMAPPTSIDELGALMRTAGLTICNNTGPMHLSVAVGAPTLAFFLRIDMERWGHAVAPHRMVDLTPIVDGASGAGLEQRVAGEVRSFVSERVSLTG, encoded by the coding sequence ATGGCGTGGCACAAGCGGCTCGAGACGTGGGCGAAGCTGGCACTGGCGCTCCTGGCATCCCTCCTGTTCTGGCGCCCCGGACGCCGCCGTTCCCCCGGGACGCCGCTCCCCCACCCGCGCAAGGTGCTGCTCGTCCGGCCCGACAACCGCGTGGGCGAGGCCCTTCTCACCACGCCCCTGATGCGGACCCTCAAGGCGCATCTCCAGCCGCCTCCCGAGGTGCATGTGCTGGTGCACGCCAAGGTGGCTCGCGTCCTTCAGGGGCACCCTGACGCGGATGCGGTCCTGGCGTTCGACCGGCGCATGCTGTGGCTGGGCCCCCTGGCGCCTGGCATCCGTGCACTCCGCCGCCAGGGCTACGACGTCGTGGTGGATTGCGCCAACTGGAGCGCTCCTTCGGTGACGAGCGCCATCGTCGCCCGGATGGCGGGGCCGAAGGCGGTCGTCATCGGGCCCGGCATCTGGCCGGTGTCCCGGCTGCAGTCGGTGTCCGTTCCGGCGCGCCCCGATACGCGGCATGAGGCCGTTCAGCGGACCCACCTGTTGACTCCCCTGACAAAGGGAGTCGTGGCCCAGGGGCTGTCCTTCCGCGAGCCGGTGCTGGGCGAGGCATTCCGCGACTATCTGGCGACGTTCGCCGCGAGGGGTTCTCGGCGTGCGGTCATCAACCCCGGGGGGCGACTGGGCGAGCGCCGCATCCCCGCGGAGGCCTTCGCGGCGGCCGCCCGGGAGCTGATCTCGCTCGGCTATTCGCCCGTCGTGACGTGGGGGCCGGGTGAGGAGGCCCTGGCCCGGAGCGTGCTCTCGGGTGCTCCGGGGGCGGAGATGGCTCCGCCGACGAGCATCGATGAGCTCGGTGCGCTCATGCGGACCGCGGGCCTCACCATCTGCAACAACACCGGGCCCATGCACCTGTCGGTCGCCGTTGGCGCGCCCACGCTGGCGTTCTTCCTGCGCATCGACATGGAGCGCTGGGGCCATGCGGTGGCTCCCCACCGGATGGTGGACCTGACTCCCATCGTGGATGGGGCTTCAGGGGCCGGCTTGGAGCAGCGCGTGGCCGGGGAGGTCCGGTCGTTCGTCTCGGAGCGGGTCTCGCTCACGGGGTGA
- the lpxK gene encoding tetraacyldisaccharide 4'-kinase: MTGAPTALERIFYPPVPEPWTRRALLSPLTLLSWTYSGAVRLRGALYDSGLTRAERVEGLRILSVGNLNVGGTGKTPAVLHLAEMLIREGRKVGILTRGYGRESQEPLTFTGAESLPPVTEAGDEPLLLARRCPGARLFVGADRVAAAFRARDAFSLDTVLLDDGFQHRRLYRDEDLVVVDEAVGLGNGQLLPRGPLREPPSALRRATLLWLRAASGDVAPNPWLEAVTAPRVRTRYGPTGWWDPSGTEHPTKVLEGRPVLALAGLARPGGFLKTVTALGAEVRDAALFADHHRYTVEELRQVEARARQQGALVVTTEKDAVRLPAGFEAWVVRLGVEVLEGEPHLRRALGLSGETRDL; encoded by the coding sequence ATGACCGGAGCACCCACGGCCCTGGAGCGGATCTTCTATCCGCCGGTCCCGGAGCCCTGGACCCGTCGCGCCCTCCTGTCACCGCTCACGCTGTTGTCCTGGACCTACAGCGGAGCGGTCCGTCTCCGGGGCGCCCTCTACGACTCGGGCCTGACGCGAGCCGAGCGCGTCGAAGGTCTGCGCATCCTCTCCGTTGGCAACCTCAACGTCGGAGGCACGGGCAAGACACCCGCGGTCCTGCACCTCGCGGAGATGCTGATCCGCGAAGGACGCAAGGTCGGCATCCTCACGAGGGGCTACGGACGCGAATCCCAGGAGCCGCTCACCTTCACGGGAGCGGAGTCCTTGCCCCCTGTGACGGAAGCCGGAGACGAACCCCTGCTGCTGGCACGCAGGTGCCCGGGAGCCCGTCTCTTCGTGGGAGCGGACCGGGTCGCGGCGGCATTCCGGGCCAGGGACGCCTTCAGCCTGGACACGGTCCTGTTGGACGATGGCTTTCAGCACCGCCGCCTGTACCGTGACGAGGACCTGGTGGTCGTGGATGAAGCCGTGGGCCTGGGCAACGGCCAGCTGCTCCCCAGGGGGCCGTTGAGGGAGCCCCCATCGGCCCTCCGACGCGCCACGCTCCTCTGGCTGAGAGCGGCTTCAGGAGACGTTGCCCCCAACCCATGGCTCGAAGCCGTGACCGCCCCCAGGGTTCGGACGCGCTACGGGCCCACGGGCTGGTGGGACCCCTCGGGCACCGAGCACCCGACGAAGGTGCTCGAAGGAAGGCCGGTCCTCGCGCTGGCGGGACTGGCAAGGCCCGGAGGATTCCTGAAGACCGTCACCGCACTCGGAGCGGAGGTCCGGGACGCGGCCCTCTTCGCGGATCACCATCGCTACACGGTGGAGGAGCTGCGCCAGGTCGAGGCCCGTGCTCGCCAGCAAGGGGCGCTGGTGGTGACGACGGAGAAGGACGCGGTGCGGCTGCCCGCCGGCTTCGAGGCGTGGGTGGTGCGCCTGGGAGTGGAGGTCCTGGAGGGCGAACCGCATCTGAGACGGGCGCTCGGGCTGTCGGGAGAGACGCGCGACTTGTGA
- a CDS encoding YicC/YloC family endoribonuclease, whose product MLKSMTGFGSGRARVGDEEVSVEARSLNHKFCEVKVRLPRELSALEPALVKQVKDRLARGSVEILVRRQAATVSGNVPNVDAGLAREYARAFREVAEALGQPADISWSQVANQPGVIRLEEKGVDVESATQATQTALHQALAALEMMRNTEGESIHADLNARMKLIEGWSQEVAQLAPRAVSDYQQRLTERVAELARGVAVEPQRLAQEVALFAERTDIAEEVTRLATHLEQFRLLMASPEPVGRRMDFLVQEMHREVNTTGSKSQHAEISARVVSMKAEVERIREQVQNVE is encoded by the coding sequence ATGCTCAAGAGCATGACCGGATTTGGTTCGGGCCGCGCCCGCGTGGGGGACGAAGAGGTCTCCGTGGAAGCTCGCTCGCTCAACCACAAGTTCTGTGAAGTGAAGGTCCGGCTTCCGCGCGAACTCTCCGCGCTCGAGCCCGCGCTCGTGAAGCAGGTGAAGGACCGCCTCGCGCGTGGCTCGGTGGAGATCCTGGTGCGCCGCCAGGCCGCGACGGTCTCGGGAAATGTTCCCAATGTGGATGCAGGCCTCGCCCGCGAATACGCGCGCGCCTTCCGCGAGGTCGCCGAGGCCCTGGGCCAGCCCGCCGACATCTCCTGGTCGCAGGTCGCCAACCAGCCGGGCGTCATCCGCCTGGAGGAGAAGGGCGTGGACGTGGAGTCCGCCACCCAGGCCACGCAGACCGCGCTCCACCAGGCGCTCGCGGCCCTGGAGATGATGCGGAACACCGAAGGCGAATCCATCCACGCCGACCTGAACGCCCGCATGAAGCTCATCGAGGGGTGGAGCCAGGAGGTCGCCCAGCTCGCGCCGCGAGCGGTCAGTGACTACCAGCAGCGGCTCACCGAGCGTGTCGCGGAGCTTGCGCGTGGGGTCGCGGTCGAGCCGCAGCGCCTGGCGCAGGAAGTGGCCCTGTTCGCCGAGCGGACGGACATCGCGGAAGAGGTGACCCGGCTCGCCACCCACCTCGAGCAGTTCCGGCTGCTGATGGCGAGCCCCGAGCCGGTGGGCCGGCGCATGGATTTCCTCGTGCAGGAGATGCACCGCGAGGTGAACACGACAGGCTCCAAGAGCCAGCACGCGGAGATCTCCGCGCGTGTGGTCTCGATGAAGGCCGAGGTCGAGCGCATCCGCGAACAGGTGCAGAACGTCGAATGA
- a CDS encoding PHP domain-containing protein — MSKAGTAKRPLALAFRAMFGVLLLLLGVAGFFAFAAAFADYPVVAPVPDAKPWIRGAYHVHTTRSDGNGTPAKVAQAAKAAGLDFVVLTDHNDVKAPAATWVDGVLLIPGVELSTSAGHLAAFGMQRPIEGVKPWGPPEQAVAAVDAAGGTAVLAHPVQTKNPWTDEATAHQVPGFELYSADTFFRQALRSPVSRLLPALGASLVNPVHGVMLLAVPEPRPAERFLELARERKRIALCGNDAHGVPAYEDIFNALDMELPPDVLPGPLSRDARAAAAQVTQALASGRALCVFRALGAPDGFALEGYEANTREAPTGTVLTVRLPEHTPGSIEVRVWGEGRLQPDGRHVELTGPGVVQVEVWAHAPGRFFGHEWRPWLVPSPVRVVPRPPGI, encoded by the coding sequence CTTCGCGGCGGCCTTCGCGGACTACCCGGTGGTCGCACCCGTGCCAGACGCGAAGCCCTGGATCCGAGGCGCGTACCACGTGCACACCACGCGCTCGGATGGGAACGGGACGCCCGCGAAGGTCGCCCAGGCGGCGAAGGCCGCGGGCCTGGACTTCGTGGTGCTCACCGACCACAACGACGTGAAGGCGCCAGCCGCGACCTGGGTGGACGGCGTGCTGCTCATCCCCGGGGTGGAGCTCTCCACGAGCGCGGGCCATCTGGCCGCGTTCGGCATGCAGCGGCCCATCGAAGGCGTGAAGCCCTGGGGACCACCTGAGCAAGCCGTGGCGGCGGTTGACGCCGCCGGCGGAACGGCGGTCCTCGCGCATCCGGTCCAGACGAAGAACCCATGGACGGACGAAGCGACGGCGCACCAGGTCCCGGGCTTCGAGCTGTACTCGGCGGATACCTTCTTCCGGCAGGCGCTGCGAAGCCCCGTGAGCCGGCTCCTCCCCGCGCTCGGTGCATCCCTGGTGAACCCGGTGCACGGAGTGATGCTGCTCGCGGTGCCGGAGCCGCGCCCGGCGGAGCGCTTCCTGGAACTGGCGCGGGAGCGCAAGCGCATCGCCCTCTGCGGCAACGACGCGCATGGCGTGCCCGCATACGAGGACATCTTCAATGCGCTCGACATGGAGCTTCCACCGGACGTGCTGCCAGGCCCTCTGTCCAGGGACGCGCGAGCAGCCGCGGCCCAGGTCACGCAGGCCCTCGCGAGCGGCCGGGCCCTCTGCGTCTTCCGAGCGCTGGGCGCCCCCGATGGCTTCGCCCTGGAGGGCTACGAAGCGAACACGAGGGAAGCCCCCACGGGCACGGTGCTGACGGTCCGCCTCCCGGAGCACACCCCGGGGAGCATCGAGGTCCGGGTGTGGGGGGAAGGCCGCCTGCAACCCGACGGGCGGCACGTCGAGCTGACCGGACCCGGAGTGGTCCAGGTGGAGGTCTGGGCCCACGCGCCGGGCCGCTTCTTCGGTCACGAGTGGCGGCCCTGGCTGGTCCCCAGCCCGGTGCGAGTGGTGCCGAGACCGCCGGGCATCTGA
- a CDS encoding glycosyltransferase family 4 protein, whose protein sequence is MTLIVHPHFHKRYTGVTRHVESVVPALATADETRVIGSALTEALPRITWGELIRRSHQEPIVWHAHRNNELLAGMLLKALGGKVRLVFTRHTAMAPTRFTRWLARGADALVSLTNQISEIIALPSTVISHGIDLTRFHPPEDRDAAWARLHQGGRYGIGVIGRIRKEKGQGDFIEAMRPLLPQRPDWQAVLVGLAKGPDLTWVNGLRQGIEDRVLLAGEQSTIEPWYQGLSILVHPSYVEGYSLVHVEAMASGCCVVASKLPYLDTLIEHGRTGFFFEPGDVKGLREVLDELTRDPERARQVGRNAAEEARRRCGVEHEVRALRDLYHSLVKR, encoded by the coding sequence ATGACCCTCATCGTCCATCCGCACTTCCACAAGCGCTACACGGGAGTGACCCGGCACGTGGAGTCCGTGGTCCCGGCCCTGGCCACCGCCGACGAGACGCGGGTCATCGGCTCCGCCCTCACGGAAGCCCTGCCGCGCATCACCTGGGGAGAGCTGATCCGCCGTTCGCACCAGGAGCCCATCGTCTGGCACGCGCACCGGAACAACGAGCTGCTCGCGGGGATGCTCCTGAAGGCATTGGGAGGCAAGGTCCGGCTCGTCTTCACGAGGCACACCGCGATGGCCCCCACGCGCTTCACCCGGTGGCTCGCCCGAGGCGCGGACGCGTTGGTGTCGCTGACGAATCAGATCTCCGAAATCATCGCGCTCCCCTCCACGGTGATTTCACACGGCATCGACCTCACGCGCTTCCATCCACCGGAAGACCGGGACGCGGCCTGGGCCAGGCTCCATCAAGGAGGCCGCTACGGCATCGGAGTCATCGGGCGCATCCGCAAGGAGAAGGGGCAGGGTGACTTCATCGAAGCGATGAGGCCGCTGTTGCCGCAGCGACCGGACTGGCAGGCGGTGCTGGTGGGGCTCGCGAAGGGGCCGGACCTGACGTGGGTGAACGGACTGCGCCAGGGCATCGAGGACCGGGTGCTGCTCGCGGGAGAGCAGTCCACCATTGAGCCCTGGTACCAGGGGCTGAGCATCCTGGTGCATCCCTCCTACGTGGAGGGCTATTCGCTGGTGCACGTGGAGGCAATGGCGTCCGGTTGCTGCGTGGTGGCCTCGAAGCTGCCGTACCTGGACACCCTCATCGAGCACGGCCGCACGGGCTTCTTCTTCGAACCCGGAGACGTGAAGGGGCTGCGCGAAGTCCTGGACGAGCTGACCCGGGACCCGGAGCGGGCACGTCAGGTGGGGCGCAACGCGGCGGAGGAAGCGCGCCGCCGCTGCGGCGTCGAGCACGAAGTCCGAGCGCTCCGAGACCTCTACCATTCGCTGGTGAAGCGCTGA
- a CDS encoding adenylyltransferase/cytidyltransferase family protein codes for MNTLDKLRPLAAIAEERERWREQGRTVALANGVFDLLHVGHVRYLEGAKALADVLVVAVNSDASTRAYKGPGRPHIPEAERAELIAALACTDRVVVFDEPNVRGIIRALKPDVHVKGTDYTPESIPEGDEVRAYGGRTAVAGDPKDHSTTELARRLGREGAK; via the coding sequence ATGAACACCCTGGACAAGCTGCGCCCCCTCGCCGCCATCGCGGAAGAACGGGAGCGCTGGCGCGAGCAGGGCCGCACGGTGGCCCTGGCCAATGGCGTCTTCGATCTGCTGCACGTCGGGCACGTCCGCTATCTGGAAGGAGCGAAGGCCCTGGCGGACGTGCTGGTGGTGGCGGTGAACTCGGACGCCTCCACGAGGGCCTACAAGGGGCCAGGCCGTCCGCACATCCCGGAAGCGGAGCGCGCGGAGTTGATCGCGGCGCTGGCCTGCACGGACCGCGTCGTCGTCTTCGACGAACCGAACGTGCGCGGCATCATCCGAGCCCTCAAGCCCGACGTGCACGTGAAGGGGACGGACTACACGCCGGAGTCCATCCCGGAAGGCGACGAGGTCCGCGCCTACGGAGGACGGACCGCGGTGGCGGGCGACCCGAAGGACCACAGCACCACGGAGCTGGCGCGCAGGCTCGGGCGCGAAGGTGCGAAGTAG
- a CDS encoding 3-deoxy-D-manno-octulosonic acid transferase, with the protein MRLLYVVATYVLFALLFPVLCVHRKTRHGLKQRLGFYGPGDLPKGEGPLLWLHGASAGDLLALAPMLGPLRKRFPGCRIVLSTMTDSGHAMARDRLAKQIDGVVYAPYDLWGATRRAVRALRPDLLVLEYTEVWPNLIRAAKQSGASVVMTNGRFSPANVGKYRALFGLIENPLKDMDLLLMRQDEEAERARALGAPADRVLTTGNTKFDALAAGPAPEDEALGNALGLTPADPVWLAGSTHEGEEEVLLQVYQRLRERWPTLSLVIAPRYVDRAERIRILAKERNLTVGLRSQGNPERAPVVVMDSMGELSRAYRLATVVFVGGSFTKRGGQNILEPAGQGRPVLFGPHMDNFRDSVALLQGNGGIQVADGEALHAALVDLLANPEHRQRLGAQAEATVRRISGASERNAEAMAALPRQQARTASR; encoded by the coding sequence ATGCGCCTGCTCTACGTCGTCGCCACCTACGTCCTCTTCGCGCTGCTGTTCCCGGTGCTCTGCGTGCACCGGAAGACGCGTCACGGGCTGAAGCAGCGGCTGGGCTTCTATGGGCCGGGAGACCTCCCGAAGGGAGAGGGCCCGCTGCTCTGGTTGCACGGGGCCAGCGCGGGAGACCTGCTGGCCCTGGCGCCCATGCTCGGCCCCTTGCGCAAGCGCTTCCCCGGCTGCCGCATCGTGCTTTCGACCATGACGGACAGCGGCCACGCGATGGCAAGGGACCGCCTGGCGAAGCAGATCGACGGAGTCGTGTACGCGCCCTATGACCTCTGGGGCGCGACGCGAAGGGCGGTGCGGGCCCTCCGGCCGGACCTCCTGGTCCTCGAGTACACGGAGGTCTGGCCCAACCTCATCCGCGCCGCGAAGCAGTCCGGGGCCAGCGTGGTGATGACCAACGGCCGCTTCTCGCCGGCGAACGTGGGGAAGTACCGGGCGCTCTTTGGCCTCATCGAAAACCCGCTCAAGGACATGGACCTGCTGCTGATGCGGCAGGACGAGGAAGCCGAAAGGGCCAGGGCCCTGGGAGCACCGGCCGACCGGGTCCTGACGACGGGAAACACCAAGTTCGACGCCCTCGCGGCCGGGCCCGCCCCGGAAGATGAAGCCCTCGGAAACGCGCTGGGCCTGACCCCAGCGGATCCGGTCTGGCTCGCGGGGAGCACGCACGAGGGCGAAGAAGAAGTCCTGTTGCAGGTGTATCAGCGTCTCAGGGAGCGCTGGCCCACGCTGAGCCTGGTCATCGCGCCGCGCTACGTGGACCGGGCTGAGCGCATCAGGATCCTCGCGAAGGAGCGGAACCTGACCGTGGGCCTGCGCTCGCAGGGCAACCCGGAGCGAGCGCCGGTGGTGGTGATGGACTCCATGGGCGAGCTGTCGCGCGCCTACCGCCTGGCGACGGTGGTCTTCGTGGGGGGCTCGTTCACGAAGCGGGGCGGTCAGAACATCCTGGAGCCAGCGGGGCAGGGCAGGCCGGTGCTCTTCGGCCCGCACATGGACAACTTCCGGGACAGCGTCGCGCTGCTGCAAGGCAACGGAGGCATCCAGGTGGCGGACGGAGAAGCCCTGCACGCCGCGCTGGTGGACCTCCTCGCGAATCCCGAGCACCGTCAGCGCCTGGGAGCCCAGGCCGAAGCCACGGTGCGCCGAATCTCCGGCGCCAGTGAGCGCAACGCGGAGGCCATGGCCGCGCTGCCCCGCCAGCAGGCAAGGACCGCGTCCCGATGA
- a CDS encoding bifunctional heptose 7-phosphate kinase/heptose 1-phosphate adenyltransferase → MPAAPSSRPAASSSRLPLAFARRRVLLVGDLVADHYLYGQTDRVSREAPVLIVRYESSEVKLGGGANVAANIRALSGQVTAVGALGVDSMGTELRKLFQAADVRLHAVSSRSIQTETKTRILAGGISTTRQQMLRVDRGQRGPLPPRMRKAIARQVESAAKDADAVVVSDYGAGVVSDEVRAVLRKLAAAGLPVCVDSRYALAAFAGLTVCKPNEPELEALAGRPVRTKEDLLEAGHEAVRKLGCQALLVTRGRHGMALFDAKGGVDLIPVHGAKAAVDVTGAGDTVIASFALAVAAGASFGEAARLANVAGALVVQKPGTATVSREELLDALRSPR, encoded by the coding sequence ATGCCAGCGGCCCCGTCTTCACGTCCGGCAGCTTCGTCCTCGCGCCTGCCACTCGCCTTCGCGCGCCGTCGGGTGTTGTTGGTGGGAGACCTGGTGGCCGACCACTACCTCTACGGTCAGACGGACCGGGTGAGCCGCGAGGCCCCGGTGCTCATCGTCCGATACGAGTCTTCGGAGGTGAAGCTTGGCGGCGGAGCCAACGTGGCGGCCAACATCCGCGCACTGTCGGGACAGGTGACGGCGGTGGGAGCCCTGGGCGTGGACTCGATGGGCACCGAGCTGCGCAAGCTCTTCCAGGCCGCGGACGTGCGACTGCACGCGGTCAGCAGCCGGAGCATCCAGACGGAGACGAAGACGCGCATCCTCGCCGGAGGCATCAGCACCACGAGGCAGCAGATGCTCCGGGTCGACCGGGGGCAGCGAGGCCCACTCCCGCCCCGGATGCGCAAGGCGATTGCCAGGCAGGTGGAGTCCGCGGCGAAGGACGCGGACGCGGTGGTGGTCTCGGACTACGGGGCGGGCGTCGTCAGCGACGAGGTTCGCGCCGTGTTGCGGAAGCTCGCCGCGGCCGGCCTGCCGGTCTGCGTGGACAGCCGGTACGCGCTCGCGGCCTTCGCGGGCCTCACGGTCTGCAAGCCCAACGAGCCAGAGCTGGAGGCCCTCGCGGGGCGTCCGGTGCGCACGAAGGAGGACCTCCTGGAGGCAGGGCACGAGGCGGTCCGCAAGCTGGGCTGCCAGGCGCTGCTGGTGACGCGAGGCCGGCACGGCATGGCCCTCTTCGACGCGAAGGGCGGCGTGGACCTCATCCCTGTGCACGGAGCGAAGGCGGCCGTGGACGTGACGGGAGCCGGCGACACGGTCATCGCGAGCTTCGCACTGGCAGTCGCCGCGGGAGCGTCCTTCGGTGAAGCCGCGAGGCTCGCGAACGTGGCGGGCGCGCTGGTGGTGCAGAAGCCCGGCACGGCGACGGTCTCGCGAGAAGAACTCCTCGATGCGCTGCGGAGCCCACGATGA
- a CDS encoding glycosyltransferase, with the protein MRILHLLASPFWSGPAENVALLAQAQRALGHDVTVAVDRKRRDIAAEEPAVPRFQQLGLLDEGGLSLSVKSPPWEIWSDLRNLRRREVDVIHAHFTHDHLVARWGTPKGAARIRSIHAPRSLRSSLPEAAAYTVPAGHLVEKLEGRHRPVQVLPALVDPMFAPARDRKALRQTLGLEDTHLVGMISTFQQSRRHALGVEAFAAFRQQRPEARLVLVGDGALLEATRAQVSEQGLTGHVTFAGYQQGTDFAKWLQALDEVWILGLGNDWSARAAAQARACNVRVVAVNEGALPDLADARVEAPTVDAVVTAAMSGARAATLHPTNELIARSILSLYQKAAEPRR; encoded by the coding sequence ATGCGCATCCTGCACCTGCTGGCGAGTCCCTTCTGGAGCGGCCCGGCGGAGAACGTCGCGCTGCTCGCGCAGGCCCAGCGGGCCCTGGGCCACGACGTCACGGTGGCGGTGGACCGCAAGCGCCGGGACATCGCCGCAGAGGAACCCGCCGTCCCACGCTTCCAGCAACTGGGCCTCCTGGACGAGGGAGGCCTGTCGTTGTCCGTGAAGTCCCCACCGTGGGAGATCTGGAGCGACCTGCGAAACCTCCGTCGCAGGGAGGTGGACGTCATCCACGCCCACTTCACCCATGATCATCTCGTGGCCCGCTGGGGAACGCCGAAAGGAGCGGCGCGGATCCGCTCCATCCATGCGCCACGCTCACTGCGTTCGTCGCTGCCCGAAGCCGCCGCCTACACGGTGCCCGCGGGGCACCTGGTGGAGAAGCTCGAAGGCAGACACCGCCCGGTCCAGGTCCTGCCCGCCTTGGTGGATCCGATGTTCGCGCCCGCCAGGGACCGCAAGGCCCTCCGCCAGACACTGGGGCTCGAGGACACGCACCTCGTGGGAATGATCTCCACGTTCCAGCAGAGCCGCCGGCACGCGCTGGGCGTAGAAGCCTTCGCCGCGTTCCGTCAGCAACGCCCCGAAGCCCGCCTGGTGCTGGTGGGCGATGGAGCCCTGCTCGAAGCCACCCGGGCGCAGGTCTCCGAGCAAGGCCTCACCGGGCACGTGACGTTCGCGGGCTACCAGCAGGGAACGGACTTCGCGAAGTGGCTCCAGGCCCTGGACGAGGTCTGGATCCTCGGCCTGGGAAACGACTGGAGCGCGAGGGCCGCGGCCCAGGCCCGGGCCTGCAACGTCCGAGTGGTCGCGGTGAACGAAGGCGCGCTCCCGGACCTGGCGGATGCGAGGGTGGAAGCACCCACGGTGGATGCCGTCGTCACCGCCGCGATGTCCGGAGCCAGGGCGGCGACCCTGCACCCGACGAACGAGCTCATCGCCAGGAGCATCCTGTCGCTCTACCAGAAGGCAGCGGAGCCGAGGCGATGA
- the gmk gene encoding guanylate kinase, producing MNEPSGLQPGLLLVLSAPSGAGKTTLAHRLLKEMPDGIFSTSVTTRRPRGKEQEGVDYHFVGVAAFQEKIEKGEFVEWAEVHGHFYGSPQSVVDEARTRRGTAIFDIDVQGGQAIKRKHPDAVLIFVLPPSMEELERRLRDRQTDADETIRRRMLAARSEIERGIASYDYIVVNDDFERAYQELRSVVVAEKCRRGRVDLSKLKFGS from the coding sequence ATGAACGAACCCTCTGGACTCCAGCCTGGCCTGCTCCTCGTCCTCTCCGCCCCCTCCGGAGCGGGGAAGACGACCCTCGCCCACCGTCTGCTGAAGGAGATGCCGGACGGCATCTTCTCCACCAGCGTCACCACCCGGCGTCCCCGGGGCAAGGAGCAGGAGGGCGTGGACTACCACTTCGTGGGAGTCGCCGCCTTCCAGGAGAAGATCGAGAAAGGCGAGTTCGTGGAGTGGGCCGAGGTGCACGGCCACTTCTACGGAAGCCCGCAGTCGGTGGTGGACGAAGCCCGCACGCGCCGCGGGACCGCCATCTTCGACATCGACGTGCAGGGCGGGCAGGCAATCAAGCGCAAGCACCCCGATGCGGTCCTCATCTTCGTGCTCCCGCCCTCCATGGAGGAACTGGAGCGACGACTGCGCGACCGCCAGACGGACGCGGACGAGACCATCCGCCGCCGGATGCTGGCCGCCCGCTCGGAAATCGAGCGGGGAATCGCGTCCTACGACTACATCGTGGTGAACGACGACTTCGAGCGCGCCTACCAGGAACTGCGCTCGGTGGTGGTCGCGGAGAAGTGCCGGCGGGGGAGGGTGGACCTCTCGAAGCTCAAGTTCGGGAGCTGA